CGACGACGCCAAAATAGCTTTGAGACGGTGATTAACGATATCAATAGAGGTGATTATGAAGCCGCTTTAGCAACATTGAATAATATGTCAAACCATAATGCAAAATGGCATTATCTCAGTGGGATTGTTCACTATGGGATGGGCAATCGGGAAGAAGCTGTTAATCATGCTAAAATGGCGGTTGAAATGGAACCGGATAATGATGAATATCAAAGTGTGTTACTTCAAATTCAAAAAGCCAAACGCGGGTTTGGCCGTCGCTCATCATCTTTTTCACTGGTGGGAACGATTGTAAAATTATTTTTGGGTTTTTATGCAATTCAGTTTTTGTTTTCAGTATTTGGTTTGATGTTCTAGAGCGATAAGGAGAACCTAAAATGGAAAGTTTGAAAAATAAGCTAATCAAATTTATGAGTGGTCGTTATGGGATGGATCAGCTTTATTATGCGTTGTTGTTTCTGGCATTGGGTTTGATGGTGATTAATATAAAAGTGAATACGCCAATTTTAATGGTTTTATCAGATGGCCTTTTTGTGCTGATAATTTTCAGAAGTTTTTCCCGAAATATCTCAAAACGGTCAAATGAAAATGACCTGTTTTTAAAAATATGGAATCCCATCAAAAAAGAAAGTCGGATCTTTTGGCGTCGTATCACGGAAATTAAAGTACACCGTTATCGCAAATGTCCCAAATGTAAAAAGACCTTAAAGTTGCCGATCAAGCGCGGAAAACATCGGGTTAACTGTCCGGAATGTCACGAGAATTTTGAGGTTCGGGTAATTATTTAGCAAGCATAAAAAAGAAATGCACGCAGTTCCAAGCTTTGGAATTGGGTGCATTATTGCGTTTAGGCGAAAAATAAAATCAAATTAAAAAGATCTTTATGAAATCTTTAAACTTTCTTTCTATAGTTAAGTTCAGATACACGAAAGGAAGATAATGATGAGTGCTTATATTTTACAAACAAAAAATTTGTCTAAGACTTTTAAAAATCACCATGCGGTCAACGAAGTTTCGATTGCGATTAGCAGAAATTCAATTTATGGTTTACTGGGGCCAAACGGAGCCGGGAAATCAACATTGTTAAAAATGATAACGGGGATG
This is a stretch of genomic DNA from Acetobacterium woodii DSM 1030. It encodes these proteins:
- a CDS encoding J domain-containing protein encodes the protein MNLDPYTLLGVAHDASDETVTKAYKQLAKKYHPDLNPGNQDAAQKMSEINAAYDLIKSGKANEAYRNAYGTKVNNPRPAYQGSAYDPFAGSYRQTSSSNDPFEGFDPFEWIFGAYANRRRQNSFETVINDINRGDYEAALATLNNMSNHNAKWHYLSGIVHYGMGNREEAVNHAKMAVEMEPDNDEYQSVLLQIQKAKRGFGRRSSSFSLVGTIVKLFLGFYAIQFLFSVFGLMF